The following proteins are encoded in a genomic region of Paenibacillus sp. FSL H3-0469:
- the rfbD gene encoding dTDP-4-dehydrorhamnose reductase yields MKVLVTGAAGQLGQDLMLLLQGEDYKVLGCDRQEMDITDLDQCLEIIGAFAPDAVVHCAAHTAVDAAETDIDAAYLINATGSRNVALAAEKAGAKLVYISTDYVFDGMGEQPYHEYDNTDPKSIYGKSKRAGEILVQSLSSKFFIVRTSWVYGKYGNNFVKTMLKLGQEKPLLQVVDDQKGSPTYTVDLARFLLELIQTEKYGVYHASNTDSCTWYEFTQAIFAEAEELLGLKFTAKLEPCATEQFPRPAPRPRNSVMEHLAIRTNGFQDIRPWREGLRDFLLELK; encoded by the coding sequence ATGAAGGTACTGGTTACGGGGGCAGCCGGACAATTAGGCCAGGATCTTATGCTGTTGCTTCAAGGTGAGGATTATAAGGTGCTGGGCTGTGACCGACAGGAGATGGATATTACCGATCTGGACCAGTGTCTGGAGATCATCGGCGCTTTTGCGCCTGATGCGGTCGTCCATTGCGCGGCTCATACAGCGGTTGATGCGGCGGAGACAGATATTGATGCAGCGTACCTCATTAATGCTACAGGAAGCCGGAATGTAGCGCTCGCTGCTGAGAAGGCAGGGGCTAAGCTGGTCTATATCAGTACGGACTATGTCTTCGATGGCATGGGGGAACAGCCTTACCATGAATATGATAACACTGATCCTAAGAGTATCTATGGTAAGTCCAAACGGGCAGGAGAAATTCTGGTCCAGTCCTTATCTTCTAAATTCTTTATCGTACGTACCTCTTGGGTCTATGGCAAATACGGCAATAACTTTGTCAAAACCATGTTGAAGCTGGGGCAGGAAAAGCCGTTGCTGCAGGTTGTCGATGACCAGAAAGGCTCGCCTACCTATACTGTAGACTTGGCACGATTCTTGCTTGAGCTTATCCAGACTGAAAAGTATGGAGTATACCATGCCTCGAACACAGATTCTTGCACCTGGTATGAATTCACACAGGCGATCTTTGCTGAGGCCGAGGAACTTCTGGGGCTGAAGTTTACAGCGAAGCTTGAACCTTGTGCGACGGAGCAATTTCCCCGTCCGGCGCCTCGTCCACGCAACTCTGTGATGGAGCATCTGGCGATCCGTACCAACGGGTTCCAGGATATCCGTCCATGGCGTGAAGGGCTTAGAGACTTTTTACTGGAGCTTAAATAG